Within the Mustela lutreola isolate mMusLut2 chromosome 2, mMusLut2.pri, whole genome shotgun sequence genome, the region TCGTGATGCCAGGGACTTATCTAAGGGCTGTAAGCACATGGTAATCATCTCATAAAAACAaaagggcaggggtgcctgggtggttcagtgggttaaagcctctgtcttcggctcaggtcatgatcccagggtcttgggatcgagcccctcatcaggctctctgctcagtggggagcctgcttcctcaatctctctctctctgcctacttgtgatctctgtcaaataaataaataaaatcttaaaaacaaaacaaaacaaaaaacgaaacaaaaagcccaaaaggGCAGATGCTGGAGTCTGCCCAGTTCAAATCCTGGTACTGTATTACTAGATGTGCGGTCGCGGGTATCAGTGTTCTCAGCTATAAACTGACCATAACAGAACGGGTCTAGCATAAAAAGCTATTTTAAGGATTATGTGATAGAAAACAAGTTAGTAAGCAATACCACACTTCaagaacattttctcattttactctACAATAGCCTTGTTAAGGAGGagacaggctcagagaggagaaggcGTTTCCCACCCAGCTGGTTAGTGCCAGGGCAGGATTGCAACCCAGATCTGCCTGATTTCAATACCCAAGCCTGAACCACAAAAAAATACCACAAGAGTACATGATAGATGTTCTTTTATAACCTAGCCTTTCCTTTTTGAAGCACATTCCCAATTTGGtcacttaaatttaaaaagcaaagtattTGGAGAAGAAGGCCCAAGGGCAAAATAAATGACCAAAGAGTAGCTTACATCTGACTTGCAGGTTTGTATCATTGGAACGCCTTAAAGATAAGGCAAGTTCTTCAACAGTGCCAGGTGGTGTTACATCTTGGGAGTGACTTAGCCATCCTGCAGGAACCTTCCAGAGGACACTGAAGAGGTACACAGGACACTCAGAGCTTGTACAATAATGAGTAAGAATTTATCTCCTGTTCCCCATATCCACCTGCCAATGTGAGGAGCCATTCTGGCCATCTGTTACGGCTCCTCCTGCAGCCAGTCTTCTCTCAGCCTTTGGCTGGAAAGATTTCCCAATCTCCTGCCCACTAGGGAAACTGCCCTCAAGCAGTTGCTACTGCCTGCCCAGCCTTCAAACCAAGGGGTTCTCCATGTGCTTCTGACTCTCTCCATCCTAGTGCCTGACTTTCAGGATGCACCTGTCTAGGGCTCAACCATGGAGAACACCAACAGGGAAGAACACCAGTGAGCCCAAAATACAATGCCACGTAGTTAAAAGAACTACAGCACtgcaacaaataattaaaacagtgtgttCTTTGTATTGCgggatggggggaaaaaaaagcattttaaataatgctaTTCCAGATGTATGTTTAGATGCAGGGGAGGGATCCAAAACAatacaaatactttaaaaagcaaaatgtggCACTGACCCAACATAGTAAACCCAGATACATATTGACATATTTAAAACATGACCAAGATGGCAATTCAGAACATTGTGAAAAAGAATCCCTGGTTGGCTATCATTGATCagtgatttggggaaaaaaaatatcaaagtgGGTTTCTTGCTCCCCTACGTCCTTCTAAAATTTAACCTTTTAACTCATCTGTaatagggaattaaaaaaaaaaaaaactaaaagtgaCAAAAGCAGCAATAAAAGATGGGCAAATATTTTAGTAAGCTTCAAAAGAAGCCATTTCTAAGCAGAACCCCAAAGACAGAAACTAGAGAGGAAAAGATAACCAGCCttgatgttataaatatataaaacttacaaACATGGCAATCTGCTTGCTGTATGGTTTGGGGGCCCTGTTCCCCCTTTCACTGGTTGGTTAAAATTCATTTAAGGAAAGTATGTGTGCAGAGCATCCCACAGGGCTCACACTTATATACAACTCACAGAGACGGGGGCAGGAAAAGAAGACCGTCTCCAGGGGTCATTTCATTGGGCACATCAATTTGAATTACTGCTTTCAGTCAACACCCCAGTAGGTGTCCAGAAAGAGCTGAGGAAGGCCTACTCTGAGGAATTCAGAATCTACTAGGAGACCCACACTATACTCATAAGGGTGCTCAAGCAGAATGTGGGAGATGCTGTAAGAGACATACGCATGAAGGGTCATGGAAACATAGAGGGAGCGCATTCACTCCTGATGATTCGTTTGGTTTCTTTTGCTATAAGAAGTCCTGTTTGCGCCAAGCCTGTTTGGATAGCTTTCAAGAGATAGAATTAAAGGTCATATGAGCAAAGGTTATGGAGGCAAGAAAAGAAGACCCTTTGGGGGAAATATCAAGGGATGTGATTCGTCGTGGGTGCCATAGACTTGGGGTTGTTGTCAGTGGGATGTCCACAGTAGCAGAATCAGTGTCATCAAGGACCTGGAGAGAAAGGCAAATTCTCAGGCACCATCCAAAATCCACTGAATCAGGAACTCTAGACACGGGCTCAGGAATCGGCACTCAGCCTTCGAGGTGGTTCTGATGCATGCTAAAATTTAAGACTCACCATCACAGACTTCAGAAACATTGTATACCATAAACTCTTTTTCCAACTAGGTATTAGGAAAAGGCAGTTCCTATGCTCTGTAGTTCTGGTCAACGTATGCTCTTTCAGGATGAGTTTGAAATATTACACAGTTCTTTCTCGAGGAGACCTCTTGTATAAAGAACTGatggaacaaataaaataaggaacaaaaatatagggcagagggaaaagtcaTTGAAGACAACTCTGGGGCTTTAGACCTGAATGtgcaagagaagggaaagaacagTGAACACAGGGAACCAGAAACACCAGCAGGTCTCAACTCAAGAGGTtggctgcggggggggggggggggggcgcctgggtggttcagtgggttaagccactgccttcggctcaggtcatggtctcagagtcctgggatggagccctgcatggggctctctgctcagcggggagcctgcttcctcctctctctgcctgcttgtgatctccgtctgtcaaataaataaataaaattaaaaaaaaaaaaaaaaaagaggttggcTGGGGAAAGACTGAACAAAGGTGCTAAGAAAACTCCAGTGATCTAAATGGAAAGAGAGATCTGGGAAGTATCCTAGATTATGTgacaatggaaacaaaaggagaAGATAAAATGGGAAATGGGAGGAAACTGCGGAAGTATGGAATCCAGAAATCCTTAAGAGAAAGAAGATCTTGTTAATGAGGTGAAGAAGAAATGGCCAGAGGTGGAAATGAAGACTCCAGGGTCTATAATGTCCCATTTAATAATCATAACTACCTATATGTCATGGAGTCTTTTGGCTAACCAAGGCTACTTttgatattcttttctttttttaaggttttgtttatttattggcagacagagatcacaagtaggctgagaggcaggcgggggggtggggagcagggtccctgctgagcagagagcccaatgcggggctctatcccaggaccctgagatcatgacccaagacaaaggcagaggcttaacccacagagccacccaggcgccccgtgcttttgatattcttaaaCTGAAGTCTTTCCAAAGGAGAAATTTAGCTGTGTTTTTAGGCATTGGGGTGGAAACAATCCAGGTATAGAGAGGTGAGCCCAAGGTGAAATTGAGTGAATGTTAAACCACCTTCTTTGATTGGCACTGAAGCCTGTGTGTGATATAAATGCATTGGCACTGGGCATTGATATAGGTAAATGAAATTGTCACAGATGGGATCTTATCTCAGGGAGAAGTACAAAGACCCATCTGGGATGGTAGGCAGTGAACGGTCCACAAAATTTTTCAGGATAAAGGGaaatcccggggcacctgggtggctgagtggtttaagcctctgacgtcggctcaggtcatgatcccagggtcctgggattgagccccgagtcgggctctctgctcagcggggagcctgcttcctcctctctctctgcctgcctctctgtctgcttgtgatctctgtctctcaggtaaatggataaaatcttaaaaaagaagaaaaaagaaaaaaagaaaaaggaaatcccaCATTTGCCCAGGGAGGGGTAAGCCTCCAATTACTCAGTTATTAACTCATCAGGAAAGGACTCTGTGATTATTGAACGAATTCACTTTGTTAGGCAAGACAGAGTTTAAAAGCACAgctaaaaacaagaacaaaacaaactaaaaaaattcTACAGGAGCCAAGTAAGTAATGTCAACAAGTGAAACAGGCCAGTATTAGGCGGTATGGCATGGTGGAGACTGAGAAGAACTGGAGAGTCCATTACCTATCTTAAGGGAGAAGCCAAACGTCAAATCCAGCTGATGAGTGCCATGCAAACCCAAGCCCACTGTGGCCAGCTCTGATGTTTCAGGTGGTGCCAAAGAACTAAATGTTATTATGGGTATTTTCAATTTGGTACAACAATATCCAAGCCAAACACTCCAGGCCTGCAGATGTGGCTGACAGTCGGCCTGTTCTCACATACCTGGCCCACAGAACACATCTCTCTTAAACTGGGTAAAAGGgcagcttcttggaggaggtagCATTTAAGCCAAGCCAGTATATagatttccctttattctttgcTACCAACTTCATTTTAAGGGTCCCAGGCCAGAAATATGGCGTGGGGGAGAGAACAGgcattgaaatgaaaaaatacaattaaaaaatataaacggACTGCTTGATGGGATATGTTTTGCATATACAAAATTACTATTTTCAAGTCcatgagagaaaaacagaagactgtaaaaggaaaacaagactAGCTAAGACTAAATCATTTATGTTTTTGGATATTCAAGATTCCAGTTAGGAtcctcagcttttaaaaaaatcacaacgaggggcgcctgggtggctcagtcggttaagccgctgcctttggctcaggtcatgatcccagggttttgggattgagtcccacatcgggctccttgtccagcagggagcctgccattcggcctgcttgtgctctctctatgacaaataaataaataaaatatattttttaagattttacttatttatttgacagagagagatagcacaagtaggcagagaggcaggcagagagaaaggaggaagcaggctccctgctgagcagagaggccaatgtgttgcggagcttgatcccaggaccctgggatcatgacctgagccgaaggcagaggctttaacctactgagccacccaggcgccccaataaataaaatcttaaaaaaaaaatcacaatgaaaatgaaatcttccatttgcaatgatgtggatggagggtattatgctaagcaaaatcagtcagtcagagaaaggcaattatcatatgagctcactgatatgtggaatttaagaaacaaaaccaaggagtatagaggaagagaggaaaaaaaaaataaaacaagatgaaatcagagagggagataaaccatgagtggctcttaatcataggaaacaaactgagggttactggagggtaACTGGAGTTACTGGAGGGAGGAGAGGTTTCCTGGAGGGGAAGAGAtaagtgggtgatggacattaagggaGATATGTGATGCAATGAGCAccgggtattatataagactgatgaaccacagacctgtacccctgaaaccaataatacattatatgttagttaatcgaatttaaatggaaaaatattttttaaaaatcacaacatttcaaaattatactttaattctAACCTCATCCTTTCAAAACCCAGGCGTTTGGAGGGCATCTCTCTCCACCAGTCCAAGAGTGGGGGAGAAAGAcctaaaaatctttaatttcacTTTTCCCAAATGAGGGCTGTTATGTCTCATTTGACTGGCTAAAAATACCCCTTTCTGCTGAGATTTTGTAGTATTGCCACCAATGGTGTTTTCTATATTCCGCTCAGTCTAAGAGGCACATTTTGTGACATTTCCACAGATCCCCAAATCAGAAAGCATCTTGCAGTCCGTAAGCTTTATAACAGTTGACGGTAGATTCAAGCGCGAACACACCACGGCTTTGCACACTATCGGCAGCTCCATTAACTATGCACGCAGATGTGCTGCCATTTAGAGTAGCTTTTTGAAGAAGGACAATGCCGACTTGGCAAAATGGGGTGGGAATGTAactctttgtactatttttgaaCTTCTGCAAGTCCAAATGATTTCGCAATAAAAAAGACTGTCTTCTAAAAAGATCACATTGCGATTCAGAATGAAAGCAGAAATTTACTATGTATGCAGCAAGGAACACAATTTGATCGGTGGGGAACAAAGGGACATTAGTGGAGTGAATTTTGGTCAGTGGGATGAAATCAtttgcacatctttttttttttcccagagcatTCACAGGACTATGTGTATGAAGCTGTGTGACAATCTCTATCTCATGCACCTGCAGAGATGACTCTCACAGGCCAAGCCAGGCAGGTGAAAGCAGGAGAAACTGCCAATCCCTTGGAACAGATAAAAGACACTTCAAAGCATAGGCTGCTTTGCAAGACACTCATTCAAAAATCATGTCAGCATTTACTTTGAAGTGTGCTTCTTTCTTAACGGACATcaagcacaaaacaaaacacagcttaCAACCGATAGCAGTTTAGAACtgatggaaaatagaaaatgtagcAATCAGCCAGGGTTGCGTTTTTGTGGTTAtcctcattaatttattttcatgtcttttgttCTAGAATCTGGACTCAAAGTTGAAGTGTTTCGGTTGACTAAAAGGCAGAGGGTCCTGGTTGTGGAAGTTATAAAACCAAGACTGTAAGTTCCATGAGGTCAAGACTGCGCCTGTCTTTTTCGGCCCGTGCCCCTGTCCCCTCTGATGGTACCTGACACACAGGTGCACTACATAAGTGCTACACTAACAAataagtgaatgggcagaatgaAACAGACTCCAGGGTAAGCAGACTTGCTCAGAGAACACTCCCTCGGAAGGCAGGGAATTGGGTCAGAAAATCATCCGAACTTCATGCTCTCTTCTAATCCGAACCCACAGGTCACCTCTAATGCAGATTTTAGAAAgacttctcttggggcacctggctggctcagttggttgagtctgacttttttttttttttttttttaagattttatttatttcagagaaagagagagagagaatacactaataggggaggggcagagagaccaGGAGACACCcagttgaacagggagcctgatgaaggacccaataccaggaccctgacttgccaaaggcagacacttaactgactgagccacccagacatcccacttgtctgatgcttgatttcagctcaggtcatgatctcagggtcatgagatcaagcccagcatggggctctgtgctgggcgtggcaCCTACTTAAcatactttctctccctctgcccttccttctctccatctcttaaaaaaaaaaaaagggactccTCTTCAGTCTTTTCAGACTTATTTTCTCTTGGTACAGCCTCCAAGGCAGCTTGAATATGCTTTACCAATGACTGGTTACACAGTGACAGAGCTAGTTTCTCCCAAATCAACACCCCAAGCCACCCCCCTACAGGGGGTCTGGCTGCCTGGAGAAGAGCAGGTGCAGAAACTCTTTATACACTACCCAAGGGCAGGCAAAGAACTCTTGTCTGACCTCAGGGGACCTTCTAGTGTTCTCACCCTGTTCTACCCAAGGAAGAATCAGAATCCCTCTATGACACAGAGGAAAGTCATCTTTGATTTAGAAGAATGGAATGCTGTCAATTCTGCATTACCGCAGATGGGAAGAAGGGACATACATCTGTATAACACATCTTGAAGAAATTGTGACTCCCTATGATGAAATAATAGATGGACTGTTTGGCTCTATTACactctagattttaaaataatacagttcggggcacctgggtgtctcagtgggttaaagcctctgccttcggctcaggtcatgatctcagggtcctgggatcgagccttgcattgggctctctgctcagcagggagcctgcttcccttcctctctctctgcctgtctctctgcctacttgtgatctctgtcaaataaataaattaaattaaataaaattatacagttCATTATTAAGTACCTATGACTTTTGGACATACGCCTTTCAGATTCCATAGGTGCTATCATTGTAAtgacaaaaaaaatatttcttcaacttCACCTGCAAGGAATACACATTTTCATGTATCAGCAGCAGTTAATCATGAATCACAATAAACATTAAAGCTGAAATCATAGTCAAAACTCCATTCATTCACGGAGCTTAAAATTGATAGCAGTTTAGAACtgatggaaaataagaaaaggtaGCAATTAGCCAGGGGTTCTGGAGATGGTATCCTGACGTTTACCGTTTATCTGGCCACCTAAACAGTGAAGAGTACAGAAATGCCATTGCAGGTAGTCTATCTTCATCTACTAAAAAAGAACcaactatttttaaacattctggaAGCACTCAGTTATTTACAAATGATGGGCCTAAATTAGGCTTCATCCTTACTTATTCCTGCAGCAGGTTCCTCGAGATCTCCGAAGGTCAGCTCTGCGGCTGGGGTGGATAAACGCTTGGCCCTGGACCTGGAGCTGAATTTCAGTGTCGATTCTACCACTTTCTAGCTCTGCCTCCTATACACGGTACTgaacttctctaagcctcagtttctcttttataaaatagggagaataataatacctacctcctAGGGCTAAGAGGATGAGTTAATTCATATAATGTATCTGGCCTACAATAATCGCTCAATACACCTTAGCTGTGAATTGCACTGGTACAAAGTTGTCTAGTTCTTTATGTGTCCTTGGGGATAACTGGTAATTTTGTTGCCCTGGTAATGCTGATGGCTTCCTTCGGTTAGTCACCACTAGTGAGACTCTCCCGGAGTTAAAACAAGCAGGAGGTAGAGGTGGGATACCCTGGAATTCGTTCACCATTTCTCCTCCCCTCTACTTACGGGCTTAAGATAGGCGACATTACTGTGGCGAATGTCATTCAAGAGCTGATCTCTGGGAGTGATTTCCACCAGCGGGGGTGGCCTGTTTTTCGGCACCGGTTTGAGCGTTCTGATGACATCTTTGAGGTTGGTCTTCTCGGGCGGCTCTCTGGCTTCGGGCATCCGAGACTTGCGTTGCATCCTCTTCAGCTTCACCACTCGGAAGGAGTCAGGGTCCGTCCTGTACTTCGGGGGCTGTGACGGCTTCTTCATCATTTCATTCTGTCGATTGAAGGCGGCCGCTTGGAGGTTGGGCGGCTGTGGAGGAGGCTGGAGGAACTCCTGCATCCTGGGATCCGGCATGGGTccccccagcctctcccacaTTCCAGGTGGCAGCCCCAACCCATTCTCCAACATGGCTATCAACTTCCTCTGCTCTTTGAGCTGCTGCTGTTTTTGTTCCTCTTGTCTTTTCTGCCGCTGCTTGTCCTGATTCCTGGTGAGCAGGTTGGTCACCACCATTCTGGGACCCGGGAGCTCAAAATGGTAGCCCACCTTCAGGAGAGTGGTGTTGGCCTTCAACAGCCGGGAGATTTCCATTTCGGCATGGTGGCCCAGCATGTGCCTTTGATTGTGAAACCGAAGTTCGGTGAGCGTCTCGTTGAACTGGAGGCACCTCATGATGGCCACGATTCCTTTCCCCGTGATGAAGTTGGACTCGATGTTGAGAGTGGTAATGCTCCTATTTTCCCGCAGCATGTTCGCCAAGGCGAACGCAACGTTCTCATCCGCGCCCACGTTGGCCAAGCTGAAGGTTttgatgtgtttgtttttcttcattgcgTTGACGAAGTCCAGCAACATCTCCTTGGGGATGTTTTCAATGTTGTTCAGGTTGAGCTCCTTCATGTCAGGGTCATTCTGTCTAACGCGCCTCAAGCTCCCATCCAGGTCTGTTTGGTTTCCCGAAGGCCTCGCGCTTACCTTTAGAAAACTGGTATCTAGCGCTAACTTCTTGGGATctaattttgatattttcttctcacttttttcTTGGACCTCTGGTTCGTCTTTCTGTTCTCCAAATGCCTTCTTAGCTACTTGTGCACAGCTGCTCTCCCCGTTCCTGATCTGCTGCTCTACCCCACCTTGCACGCCTCTTTGTGGCTTTTCCACACTCTCTTCACTGTCGTCATTTCCTTCCTCGTCTTCATCCTCGTCATCTTCATTCTCGTCATCTTCATCCCCGTCATCTCCTTCATCTTCTTCACCATCAGCATCATCGGTTTCTGGGACATCGCTGCTGCCTTTTGATTCTCTTTTATTTGCAGCAATTTCGTTATTgagcttttcttttaaatactggGACACATTTTTATTACCTTTGCCTACTTCTTCATGCTGCTCTTGAGTGTCCACCTAAAAGAGAGGTTTATGAGGGTTAGAACACATGGGGATGGAGAAACAGGAAGCAGAGCAGTCGCTACTGGAAATAAGAGATTTATTAGGAAGTGAAATGAGTAAGCAAATAAATGGTGTGTATAGTgttccatttgtgtgtgtatatatatacacaaacatatatacaatatataaaagcTTATAAGTGTATAGGAAAAACAAGTCTATGGTAATGCTTACCCAATTATCAGTTCTCTCTTAAAAATAGAGGGAATTATTAAGGTAACTGAGAAGGGGgcagtgtctggctggctcagtcagaggagcatgtgattcctgatctcagggttatgagttcaagtccatgttggctgtagagattactttaaaaataaaataaaataaaataaaataaaataaaataaaataaaatgataactggaggggtgcctgggtggctcagcgggttaagcctctgcttttggctcaggtcatggtcccaggctcctgggatcgagccccacatcgggctctctgttcagcagggagcctgcttcctcctctctctctgcctgcttttctgcctacttgtgatctttgtatgtcaaataaataaataaaatcttaaaaaaaaaaagataactggaGAGGGGATGCATGTAATTCTAAAGTgtttaagtgttttttaaaaaaatacacatattagTTTTGTAAGCAAATATACTCTAAATAAAGATGAACTTTTATAGCCATACTACAGATAGATACAAACACATTTTGGGGGGGGCATGCTGTGTTTATCTCATTCCATATGGtaaaatgaaacataattttGGTTTTGGA harbors:
- the LMOD3 gene encoding leiomodin-3 gives rise to the protein MSEHSRNSDEEELFDEEIDEDEILANLSPEELRKLQSEMEVMAPDPRLPVGMIQKDQTDKPPTGNFDHKSLMDYMYWQKASRRMLEDERVPVTFVPSQVDTQEQHEEVGKGNKNVSQYLKEKLNNEIAANKRESKGSSDVPETDDADGEEDEGDDGDEDDENEDDEDEDEEGNDDSEESVEKPQRGVQGGVEQQIRNGESSCAQVAKKAFGEQKDEPEVQEKSEKKISKLDPKKLALDTSFLKVSARPSGNQTDLDGSLRRVRQNDPDMKELNLNNIENIPKEMLLDFVNAMKKNKHIKTFSLANVGADENVAFALANMLRENRSITTLNIESNFITGKGIVAIMRCLQFNETLTELRFHNQRHMLGHHAEMEISRLLKANTTLLKVGYHFELPGPRMVVTNLLTRNQDKQRQKRQEEQKQQQLKEQRKLIAMLENGLGLPPGMWERLGGPMPDPRMQEFLQPPPQPPNLQAAAFNRQNEMMKKPSQPPKYRTDPDSFRVVKLKRMQRKSRMPEAREPPEKTNLKDVIRTLKPVPKNRPPPLVEITPRDQLLNDIRHSNVAYLKPVQLPKELA